A window from Oreochromis aureus strain Israel breed Guangdong linkage group 16, ZZ_aureus, whole genome shotgun sequence encodes these proteins:
- the LOC116314475 gene encoding uncharacterized protein LOC116314475 produces the protein MACLPLLLCLSLLLRSELAHPPPAPVNLSVNSLNFRHVLRWKPSNNTPPGTEYGVFVSDDRETWEQQCNIPTQPQCNLTSGTSMPLMLPDWEFHYYLHVKAFFNQTWSPESGIIEFVPYAQTKLGPPEFSLVGYENYIQINISLPRVDDVPNFPGIQECYGASFRVSFRIRTDGEISTLETENKSLTLENLKRGAEYCIQVKLDTGELNNHEPEPSAWKCTFTTAVDQQRGLTLGLVIGVPMVAIFIVTSCLLLLFYTGVICKLKETVPRALITALTKGYVLTPQPTVPDPISVTSETGEHNNHTTSPSANIDDNSEDDDDDDGNLHYVNRAVDLSSGESCCCQELSGNMSTNSEPTAALDAGSSRLFAKVKVTALPAESDEGQVETEVEGAQLCLVKERSRSGVWGQSQDEEVVKSKEDEEVRDISGNVNLFSVTLASMAARDEDEEDVTGFLKESSLEGLPATDSQTEPGDHLTPQVFPTHRDRTASRREGDSTDTLTEEEEEEFSPYLRNR, from the exons ATGGCCTGTCTGCCTCTGCTGCTCTGCCTCAGCTTGCTGCTGCGCTCAG AGCTCGCTCACCCGCCTCCCGCACCTGTTAACCTTAGTGTCAACTCTCTGAACTTCCGCCACGTCCTCCGGTGGAAGCCCAGCAACAACACGCCCCCTGGGACAGAGTACGGGGTCTTTGTGAG TGATGATAGAGAGACGTGGGAACAGCAATGCAACATACCAACGCAGCCCCAATGCAACCTAACATCTGGAACATCGATGCCACTGATGCTACCAGACTGGGAGTTTCATTATTACCTGCACGTCAAAGCGTTCTTCAACCAAACCTGGTCTCCAGAGTCCGGAATAATTGAGTTTGTCCCTTACGCACAAA CTAAATTAGGTCCTCCAGAGTTCTCACTGGTCGGATATGAAAACTACATCCAGATCAACATTTCACTGCCTCGGGTTGATGACGTGCCTAACTTTCCCGGTATCCAGGAATGTTACGGAGCCAGTTTCAGAGTCTCATTTCGGATCAGAACCGATGGAGAAATCAGT ACGctggaaacagaaaacaaaagtttgacccttgaaaacttaaagagagggGCGGAGTACTGCATACAGGTGAAGCTCGACACCGGAGAGCTAAACAACCATGAACCTGAGCCGTCTGCCTGGAAGTGCACCTTCACCACGGCGGTGGaccagcagagag gCCTCACTTTAGGTTTGGTCATCGGCGTCCCGATGGTTGCCATCTTCATCGTCACGAGCTGCCTGCTCCTCCTCTTCTACACGGGAGTCATTTGTAAACTGAAGGAAACTGTGCCCAGAGCTCTAATT ACGGCTCTAACCAAAGGCTACGTCCTGACCCCGCAGCCTACCGTCCCAGATCCCATCTCAGTTACCTCGGAGACCGGGGAGCATAACAATCACACAACATCACCTTCTGCCAACATTGACGATAACTCAGAGgacgatgacgatgatgatggcaACTTGCACTATGTGAACAGGGCAGTGGATCTCTCCTCGGGGgaaagctgctgctgtcaggagCTTTCTGGCAACATGTCAACGAACAGCGAGCCAACGGCAGCACTGGACGCTGGAAGTTCAAGGTTATTTGCTAAGGTGAAGGTAACGGCGCTGCCTGCAGAGTCTGACGAAGGCCAGGTGGAGACGGAGGTGGAGGGAGCGCAGCTCTGTTTGGTGAAAGAGAGGAGTCGAAGTGGAGTCTGGGGACAAAGTCAGGACGAGGAGGTGGTGAAGTCCAAAGAGGACGAGGAGGTGCGGGACATCTCCGGCAATGTCAACCTGTTCTCAGTCACCCTCGCCTCAATGGCTGCACGcgatgaagatgaggaggacGTCACAGGCTTTTTGAAGGAGTCCAGCCTGGAGGGTTTACCTGCCACAGACTCACAAACTGAACCAGGTGATCACCTGACACCTCAAGTATTCCCGACACACAGAGACCGCACCGCGAGCAGACGTGAAGGCGACAGCACGGACACGCTaactgaagaggaagaggaggagttcTCGCCGTATTTGAGAAACAGATGA